From a single Aquincola tertiaricarbonis genomic region:
- a CDS encoding RNA polymerase sigma factor has product MSMLTARSFAQACRDGGRHIEHWLRVVEREHGARFYREAAAALRSWHAAEDVVQDAMVKVWLRCATFEGRGDPLAWIHQIVRNTLLDALRQRRPAQELALPSDEAALAALQAEVDEVLQPPAATPEQQISEQQREAVFRACFDAFARAHPEHATVLRWVVDDGLDNAQIQALLDRTPGATREFISQCRKKARPFFAAWYQLVGTP; this is encoded by the coding sequence ATGTCCATGTTGACCGCCCGCTCGTTCGCGCAAGCCTGTCGCGATGGCGGGCGCCACATCGAACACTGGCTGCGCGTGGTCGAGCGTGAGCACGGCGCCCGCTTCTACCGTGAAGCGGCGGCCGCGCTGCGCAGCTGGCATGCGGCCGAAGACGTGGTGCAGGACGCCATGGTCAAGGTATGGCTGCGCTGCGCCACCTTCGAGGGCCGCGGCGACCCGCTGGCCTGGATCCACCAGATCGTGCGCAACACGCTGCTGGATGCGCTGCGCCAGCGCCGACCAGCCCAGGAGCTGGCCTTGCCCTCGGACGAAGCGGCCTTGGCCGCGCTGCAGGCCGAAGTGGACGAGGTGCTGCAGCCGCCCGCCGCCACGCCTGAGCAGCAGATCAGCGAGCAGCAGCGCGAGGCCGTCTTCCGCGCCTGTTTCGACGCCTTTGCCAGGGCCCACCCCGAGCACGCCACCGTGCTGCGGTGGGTGGTGGACGACGGCCTGGACAACGCGCAGATCCAGGCGCTGCTGGACCGCACGCCGGGCGCCACGCGCGAATTCATCTCACAGTGCCGCAAGAAGGCGCGTCCCTTTTTTGCGGCCTGGTACCAACTGGTGGGCACACCATGA
- a CDS encoding gluconokinase — translation MQHSIVVMGVAGCGKSSLAAALAQAEGVRLVEGDDFHSPQSRDKMSRGIALTDEDRQGWLATLGTLLQQPGGPVVLTCSALKRRYREQLRAAAPGLRFAFLEIGRAESLARVAARAGSHFFSASLVDSQFATLESPVGEPGVLRLDALLPIPQLQQRCSQWLHEEA, via the coding sequence ATGCAGCATTCGATCGTGGTGATGGGCGTGGCCGGTTGCGGCAAGTCCAGTCTGGCGGCCGCGTTGGCCCAGGCCGAAGGCGTTCGTCTGGTGGAAGGCGACGACTTCCACAGCCCGCAAAGCCGCGACAAGATGAGCCGCGGAATCGCCCTCACCGATGAAGACCGCCAGGGCTGGCTGGCCACGCTGGGCACGCTGCTGCAGCAGCCCGGTGGGCCCGTGGTGCTCACCTGCTCGGCCCTCAAACGCCGCTACCGCGAGCAGCTGCGTGCCGCCGCGCCCGGCCTGCGGTTTGCCTTCCTGGAGATCGGCCGCGCCGAATCGCTGGCCCGCGTGGCCGCGCGCGCCGGCTCGCACTTCTTTTCGGCCAGCCTGGTGGACAGCCAGTTCGCCACGCTGGAGTCGCCGGTGGGCGAGCCGGGCGTGCTGCGCCTGGACGCGCTACTGCCCATCCCGCAATTGCAGCAGCGCTGCAGCCAATGGCTGCACGAGGAGGCCTGA
- a CDS encoding TRAP transporter small permease: MSTPQDTSRAGPVQRGIENAMALCLAVMAVAVFVNVVLRYGFGSGINASEELSRLLFVWMVFIGATAAYPAGEHMAFTSLVGMLQHKPAVLKLMTVLIRLLVIAACVMLGAGAWQQVVVGMDSRSVVLNYPVMLLPLPALLCAVAIGVMALLELLRGKPLDLGHAGDVE; the protein is encoded by the coding sequence ATGAGCACCCCGCAAGACACATCCCGCGCCGGCCCCGTGCAGCGCGGCATCGAGAACGCGATGGCCTTGTGCCTGGCCGTGATGGCCGTGGCCGTGTTCGTCAACGTGGTGCTGCGCTATGGCTTCGGCAGCGGCATCAACGCCAGTGAAGAACTCTCGCGCCTGCTGTTCGTGTGGATGGTGTTCATCGGCGCCACCGCCGCCTACCCGGCCGGCGAGCACATGGCCTTCACCAGCCTGGTGGGCATGCTGCAGCACAAGCCAGCGGTGCTGAAGCTGATGACGGTACTGATCCGCCTGCTGGTGATCGCAGCCTGCGTGATGTTGGGCGCCGGCGCCTGGCAGCAGGTGGTGGTGGGCATGGACAGCCGCAGCGTGGTGCTCAACTACCCCGTGATGCTGCTGCCCTTGCCGGCGCTGCTGTGCGCAGTGGCCATCGGCGTGATGGCGCTGCTGGAGCTGCTGCGCGGCAAGCCGCTGGACCTGGGCCATGCCGGTGATGTGGAGTAA
- a CDS encoding CHAT domain-containing protein gives MRRWLGLLALGQALHAGAAEPGALDTAVALHCQAVTQAWPADQPLQVLNERLRAAQVKADPFALEGACQGLRRVQADRPGDVLARLRYQSDVAAALVWLGRASEAVPLFEALVTAYQAAGRPTLAAMSAGMLAVVHLQLGENTTALLWSTQAFEAGAEPDPEVVESDRISARINHVVMLSSARRYPEAERAIDQLFDEQDRLGGSPLQRAALYAHRSVLQRRQGRLQEALAAVDAEIALRRELWPQEPFTLVSALSNRGVVLQGLARWHESEEALREGVATADRAQGLAPDISGHAVSVREQLSSLLLARGDPAGAAEVARAAVALMAARPERDAARGARPWRRLGEAQLAQGALADGLASLQQALRRLGPGKTDGDTLPLTRLSAARALLEVGDTQEAAEQLQLLDADPRPPTPDEQAFRHSLQAAILLRQGGADGVAAALRHWAAADAALAQGLPADHPQRQVLAALRCEWEPVACTAPESAAFNPEAQAVVRMAQARRLLRTGGAAGGEAAAQAAEDALLAATTAGQPRLQWQALDLLAQAQDLRGRPAQAIMLGKLAIELLQGQREALLPLGRQADARYLADKTPLYRRVADGLLRAGRLPEARLVLDLLKAQEQFDFGLRAGPATAAGPAELGYTAPERAARRQFELWLSQAPGAELQRLRQWEAAGRLSAAERQRLQTLADAERERQAARRAGLDAALARLQAVPDRTLRALPQRALVRPAAGVLQVHTLAGDDALSLLFVHAGGAYTQRLPWGLAALGPAIARWRDALQQGTPPDADALALQGALGQALAQASRQAGAQRIVLALDGPLRYLPPALLAGSPGQPVVAGPELVVQAPGPALRSPPAPGALRAQAFGVTRALQGLPALPGVADELCSIVQGSVAGLEDPASACGGIGTGPLPGSGHLNEAFTEAQLVGLAGQQPEQLLHLGTHFVLRPGNVSRSWLLLGDGARLHLDRLRQLPLGQPRLVTLSACETAVGVQADGREVDGLASTLIDGGAHEVVASLWRVEDAGTARFMRRFYAALAAHRGQAAAALRQAQVEAQRAGEPARIWAAFVLLRRADA, from the coding sequence ATGAGGCGCTGGCTCGGCCTGCTGGCGCTGGGGCAGGCGCTGCATGCCGGCGCAGCCGAACCTGGCGCGCTGGACACGGCGGTGGCGCTGCATTGCCAGGCCGTCACCCAGGCCTGGCCTGCCGACCAACCGCTGCAGGTCTTGAACGAGCGGCTGCGCGCGGCGCAGGTCAAGGCCGATCCGTTTGCGCTCGAAGGCGCCTGCCAGGGCCTGCGCCGGGTGCAGGCTGATCGGCCGGGCGATGTGCTGGCCCGGCTGCGCTACCAGTCCGACGTGGCGGCGGCCTTGGTCTGGCTCGGCCGCGCGTCTGAAGCCGTGCCGCTGTTCGAAGCGCTGGTCACGGCCTATCAGGCGGCTGGCCGGCCCACACTGGCTGCCATGAGCGCCGGGATGCTGGCGGTGGTGCACCTGCAACTGGGTGAGAACACGACCGCGCTGCTGTGGTCGACGCAGGCTTTCGAGGCTGGTGCCGAGCCCGACCCGGAGGTGGTCGAGAGCGACCGCATCAGCGCGCGCATCAACCATGTGGTGATGCTTTCCAGCGCCCGCCGCTATCCCGAGGCCGAACGTGCGATCGACCAGCTGTTCGACGAGCAGGACCGGCTGGGCGGCAGCCCGTTGCAGCGGGCGGCCCTGTACGCCCACCGGTCGGTGCTCCAGCGTCGGCAGGGCCGGCTGCAAGAGGCGCTCGCGGCGGTGGATGCCGAGATCGCCCTGCGCCGCGAGCTTTGGCCGCAGGAGCCTTTCACCCTTGTCTCGGCGCTGAGCAACCGTGGCGTGGTGCTGCAGGGCCTGGCCCGCTGGCACGAGAGCGAAGAGGCGCTGCGCGAAGGTGTGGCCACGGCCGACCGTGCGCAGGGACTGGCGCCTGACATCTCCGGCCATGCCGTGTCGGTGCGTGAGCAACTGTCCAGCCTGCTGCTGGCGCGCGGCGACCCGGCTGGCGCGGCCGAGGTGGCGCGGGCCGCCGTGGCGCTGATGGCCGCGCGACCCGAGCGCGATGCCGCTCGCGGTGCCCGCCCCTGGCGGCGGCTGGGCGAGGCGCAGCTGGCCCAGGGCGCGCTGGCCGACGGCCTGGCCAGCCTGCAGCAGGCGCTGCGGCGGCTGGGCCCCGGCAAGACCGATGGCGACACCTTGCCGTTGACCCGCCTGAGCGCGGCCCGTGCGCTGCTGGAGGTGGGCGACACACAAGAAGCCGCCGAGCAACTGCAGCTGCTGGACGCCGACCCTCGCCCGCCGACGCCGGATGAGCAGGCCTTTCGGCACAGCCTGCAGGCCGCCATCTTGCTGCGCCAGGGGGGCGCCGACGGGGTGGCCGCCGCGCTGCGCCACTGGGCTGCCGCCGATGCCGCCCTCGCCCAGGGCCTGCCGGCCGACCATCCGCAGCGCCAGGTGCTGGCCGCGCTGCGCTGTGAATGGGAGCCGGTGGCCTGCACAGCGCCCGAGTCGGCCGCCTTCAACCCCGAGGCGCAAGCCGTCGTGCGCATGGCCCAGGCCCGCCGGCTGCTGCGCACCGGCGGCGCGGCGGGCGGTGAGGCTGCCGCCCAGGCCGCGGAGGACGCCCTGCTGGCCGCCACCACCGCCGGCCAGCCGCGGCTGCAGTGGCAGGCCCTGGACCTGCTGGCCCAGGCGCAGGACCTGCGCGGCCGGCCGGCCCAGGCCATCATGCTGGGCAAGCTGGCCATCGAGCTGCTGCAAGGCCAGCGCGAGGCACTGCTGCCGCTGGGCCGCCAGGCCGATGCGCGCTACCTGGCCGACAAGACGCCCCTGTACCGGCGCGTGGCCGATGGCCTGCTGCGCGCCGGCCGCCTGCCCGAGGCGCGGCTGGTGCTGGACCTGCTCAAGGCCCAGGAGCAGTTCGACTTCGGCCTGCGTGCCGGCCCCGCCACCGCCGCCGGGCCGGCCGAGCTGGGCTACACCGCGCCCGAGCGGGCTGCGCGCCGCCAGTTCGAACTGTGGTTGTCGCAGGCGCCGGGCGCTGAACTGCAGCGGCTGCGCCAGTGGGAAGCGGCGGGCCGCCTGTCCGCCGCCGAGCGGCAGCGGCTGCAAACCCTGGCCGACGCCGAGCGCGAGCGACAGGCTGCGCGGCGGGCCGGGCTGGACGCGGCGCTGGCCCGTCTGCAGGCCGTGCCTGACCGCACGCTGCGGGCGCTGCCCCAGCGCGCCCTGGTGCGCCCTGCGGCCGGTGTGCTGCAGGTGCACACCCTGGCCGGTGACGATGCCCTGAGCCTGCTGTTCGTGCATGCCGGCGGCGCCTACACCCAGCGCCTGCCCTGGGGGCTGGCTGCGTTGGGGCCCGCCATCGCCCGCTGGCGCGACGCCCTGCAGCAGGGCACGCCGCCCGACGCCGATGCGCTGGCCTTGCAGGGCGCGCTGGGGCAGGCGCTGGCGCAGGCTTCTCGGCAAGCCGGTGCGCAGCGCATCGTGCTGGCGCTGGACGGGCCCTTGCGCTACCTGCCGCCCGCCCTGCTGGCCGGCTCGCCGGGGCAGCCGGTGGTGGCCGGCCCGGAACTGGTGGTGCAGGCACCCGGTCCTGCCCTGCGAAGCCCGCCGGCACCCGGGGCCCTGCGTGCGCAGGCCTTCGGCGTCACCCGCGCGCTGCAGGGCCTGCCGGCACTGCCCGGGGTGGCCGACGAGCTGTGCAGCATCGTGCAAGGCAGCGTGGCGGGACTGGAAGATCCGGCCAGCGCCTGCGGCGGCATCGGCACCGGTCCGCTGCCCGGCAGTGGGCACCTCAACGAGGCCTTCACCGAGGCCCAGCTGGTCGGCCTGGCCGGCCAGCAGCCCGAACAGCTGCTGCACCTGGGCACGCACTTCGTGCTGCGCCCGGGCAACGTCTCGCGCAGCTGGCTGCTGCTGGGCGATGGGGCGCGTCTGCACCTCGACCGCCTGCGGCAGCTGCCGCTGGGTCAACCGCGTCTGGTCACCTTGTCGGCCTGCGAAACCGCCGTCGGCGTGCAGGCCGATGGCCGTGAAGTGGATGGCCTGGCCAGCACCTTGATCGACGGCGGCGCCCATGAGGTGGTGGCCAGCCTCTGGCGGGTGGAAGACGCGGGCACCGCCCGCTTCATGCGCCGCTTCTATGCCGCGCTGGCCGCGCACCGGGGCCAGGCCGCCGCCGCGTTGCGGCAGGCCCAGGTCGAGGCGCAGCGCGCGGGCGAGCCGGCGCGCATCTGGGCGGCCTTCGTGCTGCTGCGCCGCGCCGACGCCTGA
- a CDS encoding LacI family DNA-binding transcriptional regulator: protein MNPSRPRATGRVTLADVAQAAGVSPITVSRALRGERAVAPDLVARVQAAVQQLGYVPDPAARALASRHSTHVAVLIPLLTNALFVDLLEAVQLQLRRAGYQTLIGITHYDPAEEEQLLREQLAHRPAGLIVTGFDRHDSTRALIERSGVPCVHVMETSDVPGQYSVGLSQAEAGAALTRHLLQRGRRRIAFAAAQLDPRVLQRLAGWRRELQAAGLYDERLEWLNPAPSSLALGSRMFEQILALDSAAHAPDMPAVDAIFFCNDDLAQGALLAAARHRIEVPGRVAIAGFNDLTGSDLANPPLTTVRTPRSDIGTVATQMLLRLMRGESVSPSSVDLGFELVVRGST, encoded by the coding sequence ATGAACCCCTCCCGACCCCGAGCTACCGGCCGCGTGACGCTGGCCGACGTGGCGCAGGCCGCCGGCGTCAGCCCCATCACCGTTTCGCGTGCGCTGCGCGGCGAGCGTGCGGTGGCGCCCGACCTGGTGGCCCGCGTGCAGGCCGCGGTGCAGCAGCTGGGCTACGTGCCCGACCCCGCGGCGCGCGCGCTCGCCTCGCGCCACAGCACCCATGTGGCGGTGCTCATTCCGTTGCTCACCAACGCCTTGTTCGTCGACCTGCTGGAGGCGGTACAGCTGCAGCTGCGCCGCGCCGGCTACCAGACGCTGATCGGCATCACCCACTACGACCCGGCGGAAGAAGAGCAGCTGCTGCGCGAGCAGCTGGCGCACCGGCCGGCCGGCCTCATCGTCACCGGATTCGACCGGCACGACAGCACCCGCGCGCTGATCGAGCGCAGCGGCGTGCCCTGCGTGCATGTGATGGAAACCTCCGACGTGCCCGGCCAGTACAGCGTGGGCCTGTCGCAGGCCGAGGCTGGCGCCGCGCTCACGCGCCACCTGCTGCAGCGCGGCCGGCGGCGGATCGCCTTTGCGGCGGCTCAGCTCGACCCGCGGGTGCTGCAACGCCTGGCCGGCTGGCGCCGCGAGCTGCAGGCCGCGGGCCTGTACGACGAGCGGCTGGAGTGGCTGAATCCCGCGCCTTCTTCGCTGGCCCTGGGCAGCCGCATGTTCGAGCAGATCCTGGCGCTGGACAGCGCCGCCCACGCGCCCGACATGCCTGCGGTGGACGCGATCTTCTTCTGCAACGACGACCTGGCCCAGGGCGCCCTGCTGGCCGCCGCGCGCCACCGCATCGAGGTGCCCGGTCGCGTGGCGATCGCCGGGTTCAACGACCTGACGGGCAGCGACCTGGCCAACCCGCCACTGACCACGGTGCGCACGCCCCGCAGCGACATCGGCACCGTGGCCACACAAATGCTGCTGCGCCTGATGCGCGGGGAGTCGGTCTCGCCCTCGTCGGTGGACCTGGGGTTTGAACTGGTGGTGCGCGGCAGCACCTGA